In Saccharomyces paradoxus chromosome VIII, complete sequence, the genomic window GGTCTGTTATTGTGAAAACTTGGATGTGCCTTTGAAAGTAGAGTGGTCAACGTTTTATTACTTATGTAGGAAAAGAGGATAAGATTTACCAgaataaaatgaaatatgTAAAAACTcatcttgtttttttcaaaacgtCTTAGATgttaataaatataaaatgacgaagaaatagataattgttgggattccattgttactaaaagctataatattaggtatatagaatatactagaagttctcctcgaggatataggaatccacaaaagggaatcgatagttctacatagtgttattattttatcttctttctttttatatgttgtcattcattatcctattacattatcaatccttgcatttcagcttccattagattggatgactgtttctcaatctttatgccatcctcttgcaccgcatattaaaatatactattaaatagatgatattagaatttcattccaacatcataatagaaaatttaattatacaaaaaaataaggcGACATTACAAATATAAACATGTAAACTCAGTATCTATATCTCAAAGCGATATTGAGTCTTAGAAGTGTATACCTCACCACGCTTCAAAAGAACGCAGTCTCTCCATCCATCACGGTTGATAGCATCGACATATCTGCCTTGTTCAACGGCAAACCCAGATCTCGGCGTGAATTCACCACATAGATTGTCACCTGTGTAAAATAGGACCATTGGTTCTGTTGTCGAAACCTCCAACGAGAGACGTGATAATGGATGATGAGCCTTGAAAACAGGGACCAACTTGTTTACACTCACTGAGTCTGTTGTCTTCAAGTCCTTATTTGCATCAACAATGAAACCGTAGTCATAAATTGGGCCGTCATCCTGAAGAACGGTAGGTTTGGGGGAGTCAAAAGTagcaatttttctttggatgATTTTGCCGGTCGGGATTAGTGCTCCTTCGCTGACTTCCAATGATTTATCTGAGCAAAGTCTAACTTCCGTACCGCTGATGGATTTTTTATCCATACTTTTATTTAGATTAAAGTATGTGTGGTTGGTCATGTTGATAGGAGTGGCTTCTCCACTAATCAGTTTTGCCTCATATTCCAGGTCCAAGGTCATGTCAACAACATTCAACGTGTACTTAAGTGTGACTGCTAGATCCCCTGGAAATTCATTAGGCTGTGTGTGGTCATCCAACAACGAGAATTCAACGATATAAAGGTTCTCGAGAGGATTTTCAACTCGGGATGCCTTATATTTCTTGAGATGGAAAGAGCTGATACTACTATGGTTAGTGTTTCCACAGTTGTTCAAAGTCAACTGATGGGGACCGTCCTCCAAACTAAAGACACCCCTGTAAATACGATTTGCATAACGACCAACGGTGGCACCAATATAGTTGTAGCCGTCCGATATATAATCTTGAATTTTGGGGTATCCTAGGACAATCGATTGGTTGTTCACCTTTAAGTCAAGCAAAGTAGCGCCAAGTTCTGAAATTGTGGCTTGAAACCTTCCTTGATCACCAATTGTGATAACTTCGTATTCATTACCGCTGTTATCTtttgtcattatcatttatTGTGCCTTTTAATTGAATTTACTTACTGCAGATCATATAATATTGCCAACCGAGTTCCAGAAACTTCGCAATATGTTCTGAATTTATATTCAGAGCGGCTAACATGGACGCGTATACTTACTTAAAACGGGAAGGAGTTATTTTTACCTCTTCTTCGAGGGATTCCGCTAGTAATTAACTGTCTGAAAACATTTCAGCTATAAGGTCATATTATCACGTAAGGTATGTAACATCTGTACGACAGCAGCGCCCGAGAATTTCTCCGTAGCGGAATTTTCTGCGAGAATTTCTTCGTCGTGCAAAGATGTGCCACTTAACGCTCGTAGCGCAAATTTCCCCTTCCCCGCCCCCACCTGCATTTATCCGGTTACGAAAATGTCAATCGTTTAGACATATGAGCAGAAAAAACTATTTCAAAGATGTTGGACAAAGCGAATTTAGTGATTGTTCAGACTCGCCATGTAATGTGCAAGTTCGGGGTATCAGTAACCCTGGCATGTTTAAATGCAAATCCCAAAAGTGATATGTAACTTTATAATCTCATTGAACGCGGTGGCATGTTGATGAAGTCCAACTTCCTGCTTTTCAGTCGTCTTTAACCAGATATCAGACTTCGCATAACTATATTTTCATGATGATATACAAATGCTGTAGCAGTTACACATGTCAACGATAGTGGCAAGTTatgaaaggaagaaaagaagtttGTTTTCAGTTGAAAGCCGATTTCAGAACTCAATTTGTTACCTCGGTTCAAATGGTGACTTGTGATCATTTTATGCTGTCAAATGACGTAGAGTTCTCTTAGGGTTCAATGGAATATTGACAATTTACAAAATGGTTCCTTCtcattcaaatttttgtaCGCAAGAAGTTGAAAGATAATGGCGGTAGCGTGTCAGGTTTGCTTGCAATTCTTAAAATTTCATGGAAATCACTCTCCAATATGGCATGTTTATTCGATCTTCATTTAAttacgaaaaaaaaaggctttTAGAAAGAACAAAGCCTTGTGCATGAGAGACTGGTAATGTTGGACTACAAGCTGAATGGACCGttatatattttcatccCAATTAGTCAACATTAAATGTTGTAGAAAATCAATATAATGTGATCCGTGACGTATTCTTTTGGTATTCTGCTTCTTCGTCTTGCGCTGTGTACTCTTTGAGCAACTCgcatattctttctttctctttttttctgtttacGAGATTGTGCTGGACTTTTTCATCGAGTAAAAACTAAAGAAATGATTTGATCATAACAATAGAAACTTCGCAACGAAATTAACTACATGAGTTTCGGTGATTTACTCCAATGTATAATCTTTGTACTTTACAGAGACCAACActtatttttgaagtaaATATCCTATTAAGAGTGTTTTCAGGTAGCATTATACCCCTCTTCACGGTAACCTCGTCCTCCTCCTATGCGTCATTATCAACTGATATCTAATTGCAGCACATAATAATTACGGAAAAAACAATCGAATGTTAGCTGTATCCTTACATGTCCACTTTCAGgctgttttcatttttgttcATGATAACAACGCAATGCATTTCACCGCTCCTATAACTGCTGTAATATCTTTTAGGACGTCCAAATGTTCTTATTTTAGGCAAATCAGGTAGGTTGAGAGTCCTTCGTACAGAGGTCTGGGAATAATTACATGGCCACCCATCTCTTGTTTCCTCGATTAGTATTGGTCTGAATGGTTCTTATTCACAATGGGAGGCACGATctatatcaaaaaaatgcgAAGTAGCTGTAATTTTTATTGCTAATGTATTGTCAATGACACCGGTTTTCTTGCTGATTCGTTGCTCgatttttcccatttttaGTGCACAAAACATATCTTTACGGGTACTCCATTAGCGTATTCGTTGAGGAATCTCATACAAAATCTGCCACGAAAttagtaaaaagaaaattcgTAGTTTATATGTTTTGAAGTGGTGTCTTTATTATAGCCCGTACACTGAGAGGAGCGCCCACTAAGTGGACATATCTTCAACTTTCATTTGAAACAGGACTTTAGAGGAAACCCTGGATCATTAAATTACTATCCAATGTGGAAAGAACCcaaaataattttcaagTTATGACTGATATCAATAGTTTAGCAAGAAACCAATGCcataggaaaaaaaattcttcaaaatttggaattATATCCAGAAATGAGCCATGTTCAAACCACAGATCTCGAAATTAATCGATTCCTATCAAGAGTATACTCAAACCTACAATGTCTACTGATATAGCAATATTCGAGCCAGCAAAGACCGAAACAAGCATTTACTTTGTCTTTATTTCAATAAACCTTCATGAGTATATCAAAAGCAGTTGTTTCGACTAGACTAGGACAAAAGGATGCCATATCTTAAACTGAAAATGCGGAAAAATCTATAAACAACCGATATTTGCTCCCTTTTAACTCcgcaaaagaaaattcttttaaacTTTTTGTTAATTTCAATACGCTGCAAAAAGTGATATTACTCGCCAGTAACTTCAGTTACATCATTGCTATACTTTGAAAATTcacgaaaaaaaatttggttAGACATTCCTAGCTCGTTATGTCATCAGGCAGAATAGACAAATGAAACCATCATTACACTGAAAAAGGACCTCTTGTGGCTGCTTTTCGGATCAAACATTTAAATGGGTTAAACAATAATCACATCTTTCATTCATAAAACTCTTCAACAACATCGTGTGTTTAGTAGGGAATATCCATCTAGTTGGATTGAAAATGTGATCCTTTATTGTAAGAGTTGAATCAACGCACCACCTTTATTGACAGGTTCCCTCGGAAATTGCCAGGAGATCGTAGGGTCGAGCCCTTCG contains:
- a CDS encoding aldose 1-epimerase superfamily protein (aldose 1-epimerase superfamily protein~similar to YHR210C), with the protein product MTKDNSGNEYEVITIGDQGRFQATISELGATLLDLKVNNQSIVLGYPKIQDYISDGYNYIGATVGRYANRIYRGVFSLEDGPHQLTLNNCGNTNHSSISSFHLKKYKASRVENPLENLYIVEFSLLDDHTQPNEFPGDLAVTLKYTLNVVDMTLDLEYEAKLISGEATPINMTNHTYFNLNKSMDKKSISGTEVRLCSDKSLEVSEGALIPTGKIIQRKIATFDSPKPTVLQDDGPIYDYGFIVDANKDLKTTDSVSVNKLVPVFKAHHPLSRLSLEVSTTEPMVLFYTGDNLCGEFTPRSGFAVEQGRYVDAINRDGWRDCVLLKRGEVYTSKTQYRFEI